The following coding sequences lie in one Moritella viscosa genomic window:
- a CDS encoding MFS transporter: MSTYKSNTLMKICLLLGCSLLVMGNAAIGPSLTQINQVFNDPFYVSLLMTLPAIGVVLSAPFVDKLMRLVGEKNALLVGLFIYGAAGSSGLWLNSIYALLYFRLLFGVGIAICMTVINHIIGSAFQGKSRTDFISFQSIAVNLGGVVFVLLSGSLAEYNWRFPFSLYLLSFVILIMSAKAITIPTHRDNEIKKRLTGSDIKRVFPSYVMGLIGMLFYYMILINLPFTLVSSLSLTSSMIGIVMAGMSVLSVIVAYLFRHMLSTLGERWLLVICFSCYAIALTLLALTQFEWRAYVTIVFSGIGFGLLLPTLSHMIMSLSTAVLRARLMSGFVMSYFLGQALSAFVLQLNMLLPEGLVFLIFAMIAAITACLCARFLDIKEPKEEALKVRENDVCFGKNFS, encoded by the coding sequence ATGTCTACGTATAAATCGAATACCTTAATGAAAATTTGTTTATTATTGGGGTGCAGCTTACTTGTCATGGGGAACGCTGCGATAGGCCCTTCATTGACACAGATTAATCAGGTGTTTAATGACCCGTTCTACGTGTCATTACTCATGACATTACCTGCAATCGGAGTGGTATTATCGGCGCCATTTGTTGACAAGCTAATGAGGCTCGTCGGAGAGAAAAACGCGTTACTTGTTGGACTATTTATTTATGGGGCAGCTGGTAGTAGTGGTCTATGGCTTAACTCAATCTATGCGCTATTATACTTTCGTTTGTTATTTGGTGTTGGTATTGCGATATGCATGACTGTCATTAATCATATTATAGGAAGTGCATTTCAAGGTAAATCGCGTACAGACTTTATCTCTTTCCAATCAATAGCAGTTAATCTGGGGGGCGTTGTGTTTGTGCTCTTAAGCGGTAGCTTAGCAGAATATAATTGGCGTTTTCCATTTTCCCTATATTTACTGTCCTTTGTCATTTTAATTATGTCGGCAAAGGCGATTACTATACCCACACATAGGGATAATGAGATAAAAAAACGTTTAACAGGATCTGATATTAAGCGGGTCTTTCCTTCCTATGTAATGGGTTTAATTGGTATGCTTTTTTACTATATGATCCTTATTAATTTACCTTTTACACTGGTTTCATCTTTATCTTTAACAAGTAGTATGATCGGTATAGTTATGGCCGGTATGAGCGTGCTCTCGGTAATTGTCGCTTATTTATTTCGGCATATGTTGTCAACGTTGGGTGAGCGATGGTTATTAGTTATTTGCTTCAGTTGTTATGCAATTGCATTAACTTTGCTTGCACTAACTCAATTTGAATGGCGGGCTTATGTCACGATTGTATTTTCAGGAATAGGTTTTGGATTATTACTACCAACGTTAAGCCATATGATCATGTCGTTAAGTACTGCGGTACTGCGTGCTCGTTTAATGAGTGGGTTTGTGATGTCTTACTTCTTGGGGCAGGCGCTTAGTGCATTTGTTTTACAGCTAAATATGTTACTACCAGAAGGGCTAGTTTTTCTTATCTTTGCCATGATTGCGGCTATTACGGCATGCTTGTGCGCTCGTTTTCTCGATATAAAAGAGCCAAAAGAGGAGGCGTTAAAGGTAAGAGAGAATGACGTCTGCTTTGGGAAGAACTTCTCATGA
- a CDS encoding putative chorismate lyase — MKLVPVVNLVPHYMNDPGSLTKRLKARCVNFHIIEQEKGKLDQSTFFRQTILMNNQSSLILARSSLMSEDSVIVNKFCELGDKSLGEQLLFAEQNVKRSEYSFFQVSQLDRDMINLDRTEIVYARRSYFRWQSNQLSLLEIFLPDAHDILRGER, encoded by the coding sequence ATGAAATTAGTACCTGTTGTTAACTTAGTGCCTCATTATATGAATGATCCAGGGTCTCTGACCAAGCGACTTAAAGCTCGGTGTGTCAATTTCCATATTATTGAGCAAGAAAAAGGTAAGTTGGATCAGAGTACGTTTTTTCGTCAAACTATACTGATGAACAACCAGTCTAGTTTAATATTAGCGCGATCGTCTTTAATGTCAGAGGACTCTGTGATAGTGAATAAATTTTGTGAGCTTGGAGATAAATCTTTGGGTGAACAATTATTATTTGCAGAGCAGAACGTAAAGCGTAGTGAGTATTCGTTTTTCCAAGTTAGTCAGCTTGATCGTGACATGATAAATCTAGATAGAACGGAAATAGTGTATGCAAGACGTTCTTATTTTAGATGGCAGAGCAACCAGCTATCATTGCTTGAAATATTCTTACCTGATGCACATGATATATTGAGAGGGGAACGCTAG
- a CDS encoding FAD dependent oxidoreductase, producing the protein MKIGILGGGIGGLSTAIALKQAGFEVDVYERHSRPSEIGAGIVCWPNASFVLDQLGVLSQVAKVAGSLNYMHRFSSHGEPLGSLDITQLNQLMAYPSYSILRKDLMAILTQRTLELDINIHYQHDVTSLSNNDNNKVCVQFTNGKNIEPDIIIGADGRMNSFARKYVNGNNDPVYQGVVNWIGVFECKDEIFTDLSVSDYVGVGERFGIVPVSKTKAYWAGCVVSKNIDEVNPDLYKSELCSLFASWPDPIMKIIDETPLSRINKIYVHDHNPIKIWHKNNVILLGDAAHSALPTSGQGACQALEDAWHFVHCLKENVNDISKVFKQFTKLRSAKTSKITMGGRQVASSIFNQEQGFCKQRNLASKNMDHKSTVIGIAKLWTNGLPINV; encoded by the coding sequence ATGAAAATAGGTATATTAGGCGGCGGTATCGGTGGATTAAGTACTGCCATTGCATTGAAGCAAGCAGGCTTTGAGGTTGATGTCTATGAACGACATAGTCGACCAAGCGAGATTGGTGCCGGTATTGTATGCTGGCCGAATGCTTCATTTGTTTTAGACCAACTTGGAGTGTTAAGCCAAGTAGCCAAAGTGGCAGGTTCACTCAACTATATGCACCGTTTTTCTAGTCATGGCGAGCCGCTAGGTTCATTAGACATAACTCAACTAAATCAATTAATGGCATACCCTAGCTATTCTATTCTTCGTAAAGATTTGATGGCGATATTGACTCAACGGACTCTTGAACTGGATATCAATATACATTACCAACATGATGTAACTTCACTTTCAAATAACGATAACAACAAAGTTTGTGTGCAATTTACCAATGGTAAAAATATCGAACCAGATATCATTATTGGCGCTGATGGCCGTATGAATTCATTTGCGAGAAAGTATGTAAATGGTAATAACGATCCTGTTTATCAGGGTGTTGTTAATTGGATTGGTGTATTTGAGTGTAAAGATGAGATTTTCACTGACCTTTCAGTTTCAGATTATGTGGGAGTTGGAGAGCGTTTCGGAATAGTACCTGTATCAAAAACAAAAGCTTATTGGGCTGGATGTGTCGTATCTAAAAATATAGACGAGGTAAACCCTGACTTGTATAAATCCGAACTCTGTTCACTGTTTGCTAGTTGGCCTGATCCTATTATGAAGATCATCGATGAAACACCTTTATCCCGGATTAATAAAATTTATGTTCATGATCATAACCCAATAAAAATCTGGCATAAAAATAATGTCATATTACTCGGTGATGCTGCGCATTCTGCTTTACCCACTTCTGGTCAAGGAGCTTGTCAGGCGCTGGAAGATGCATGGCACTTTGTTCATTGTTTAAAAGAAAATGTGAATGATATATCTAAGGTATTTAAGCAGTTTACCAAGTTAAGATCGGCTAAAACGTCAAAAATTACAATGGGTGGTCGCCAAGTCGCCTCATCTATTTTCAACCAAGAGCAAGGGTTTTGTAAACAGAGGAATTTAGCGAGTAAAAATATGGATCATAAAAGCACTGTTATTGGTATCGCTAAACTCTGGACTAACGGCTTACCTATCAACGTTTAG
- a CDS encoding methionine aminopeptidase gives MMNNSVNIKTTTEIELMRNSGKLLAQVFHMLDSYIKPGISTMDINNKVENFIVNDLKARPASKGQYDYQYVLNSSINEVVCHGVPKVTQFLKSKDIINLDITLEKDGFIADSSKMFVMPDASPLAKKLVEVTYDAMWAGIKQVKPGARLGDVGYAIQRYAESYGYSIVREYCGHGIGREMHEEPQVSHYGSPNQGLLLKEGMVFTIEPMVNQGSAKIKNKKDGWTVVTRDKKLSAQSEHTVLVTSSGYDVLTLREEEKYPAN, from the coding sequence ATGATGAATAATAGCGTGAATATTAAAACAACGACTGAAATAGAACTAATGCGTAATTCAGGAAAGTTACTTGCTCAGGTTTTTCATATGCTGGATTCTTATATTAAGCCTGGCATTTCAACAATGGATATCAATAACAAAGTTGAAAACTTTATTGTTAATGATTTAAAGGCTCGCCCTGCAAGTAAGGGACAATATGACTATCAGTATGTTTTAAATTCTTCTATCAATGAAGTTGTATGTCATGGCGTACCTAAAGTAACTCAATTTCTGAAAAGTAAAGATATCATCAACTTAGATATTACTTTGGAAAAGGATGGTTTTATTGCTGATTCAAGCAAAATGTTTGTTATGCCAGACGCATCTCCTTTAGCTAAAAAACTTGTTGAAGTCACGTATGACGCAATGTGGGCTGGTATCAAACAGGTAAAACCAGGAGCCAGACTTGGCGATGTCGGATATGCGATTCAACGTTATGCAGAGTCTTATGGTTACAGCATAGTAAGAGAATATTGTGGTCACGGTATTGGCAGAGAAATGCATGAAGAACCACAAGTTAGTCACTATGGTTCTCCAAACCAAGGTCTTCTACTCAAGGAAGGCATGGTGTTCACCATTGAACCAATGGTGAATCAAGGCTCAGCGAAAATAAAAAACAAAAAAGATGGTTGGACAGTAGTTACTCGAGATAAGAAACTTTCAGCTCAATCTGAGCATACGGTATTAGTAACAAGTTCAGGTTATGATGTACTAACTTTACGTGAAGAGGAAAAGTATCCTGCCAATTAA
- a CDS encoding HTH-type transcriptional regulator, LysR family, producing MGNIDFISLRIFSLVAEKGSFIGAAKALQMPSSNVSRTISQLEDKLQVRLIERSTRHMRLTESGALLYSRSGALLDALAQLESDITSNKTQLKGPLRLCIPSEMGPKLLGDSIIDFSLKYPEISINCTTNLAGFESLIEDIDIAIIVTRGDLPDSDYIAQKLAEFPCCIVAAPKVIKQWGKPSNISDFRALPCITTATALQGKAWQFIKDSGEFHHISVSSNFKVNSGEMAFKAALSGVGFAILSRHACDEHIKDGSLIELNFASKAAPLNLYAVYSHRVFRPEKFRVFIDFLKADLAQFI from the coding sequence ATGGGTAATATTGATTTTATTTCACTCCGAATATTTTCTTTGGTGGCTGAAAAAGGCAGTTTTATCGGCGCTGCAAAAGCATTACAAATGCCATCTTCAAACGTGAGTCGTACTATTTCACAATTAGAGGATAAGCTACAAGTCCGCTTAATTGAACGAAGTACCCGACATATGAGATTAACCGAGTCAGGTGCGCTACTTTATTCTCGGTCTGGTGCATTACTCGACGCCTTAGCGCAACTCGAATCTGACATCACATCCAATAAAACGCAACTTAAAGGCCCACTAAGGCTCTGTATTCCGAGTGAAATGGGCCCCAAATTATTGGGGGATTCTATTATTGATTTTTCATTAAAATATCCTGAAATCAGTATTAACTGTACGACGAACTTAGCCGGATTTGAGTCCTTAATTGAGGATATCGACATTGCAATTATTGTAACTAGGGGGGATCTACCAGACAGTGATTATATTGCACAAAAACTAGCTGAGTTCCCATGTTGCATTGTGGCAGCACCCAAAGTCATTAAGCAATGGGGTAAACCAAGTAACATCAGTGATTTTAGAGCATTACCTTGCATCACCACTGCAACTGCACTCCAAGGGAAAGCTTGGCAATTTATTAAAGACAGTGGGGAGTTTCATCACATAAGCGTGTCTAGTAACTTTAAAGTGAACAGCGGCGAAATGGCTTTTAAGGCAGCCTTATCGGGGGTTGGCTTTGCTATCCTTTCTCGTCATGCTTGTGATGAACATATAAAAGATGGCAGTCTCATTGAATTAAATTTTGCATCCAAGGCCGCACCGTTAAACCTATACGCAGTATACTCTCATCGAGTATTTCGCCCTGAAAAGTTCAGGGTATTTATTGATTTTTTAAAAGCCGATTTAGCTCAATTTATATGA
- a CDS encoding haloacid dehalogenase-like hydrolase translates to MDFMNITTCQGFIFDVDATLVNTTQVINNIWKTWASQKNIEFSDIFPHVHGRKIIETLTLVDRQYSNVDEENTVKDIAIHAMKSATEIEGALKFVKSIPKNSWAIATSGPRKVAETSLLASGFELPDSMVCAEDVTNGKPHPAPFILAAQNLGLDPRRCIAFEDSPAGIKSAKDAGCFTVALLTSHKKSDLALADLIVDSFSVFSIRQTNAAYELSW, encoded by the coding sequence ATGGACTTTATGAATATTACTACCTGCCAAGGATTTATTTTTGATGTTGACGCTACTCTCGTAAACACAACTCAGGTTATAAATAATATTTGGAAAACATGGGCATCACAAAAAAACATTGAATTTTCAGACATATTTCCTCATGTTCATGGGCGTAAAATAATCGAAACGCTTACATTAGTAGACCGCCAATACTCAAATGTTGATGAAGAAAATACGGTGAAAGATATTGCTATTCATGCAATGAAGTCTGCCACTGAAATTGAAGGTGCATTAAAATTTGTTAAAAGCATACCGAAAAATTCATGGGCTATAGCAACGAGTGGGCCTAGAAAAGTAGCAGAAACGAGTTTACTTGCATCTGGGTTTGAACTTCCAGATAGCATGGTTTGCGCCGAAGATGTAACTAATGGGAAACCTCATCCTGCTCCATTTATTTTAGCGGCTCAAAATCTAGGTTTAGATCCTCGACGTTGTATCGCATTTGAAGATTCTCCAGCAGGAATAAAATCAGCAAAAGATGCTGGATGTTTTACTGTTGCCTTGTTAACAAGTCATAAAAAATCAGATTTAGCGTTAGCGGACTTAATCGTCGATAGCTTTTCGGTTTTCTCTATTAGACAAACAAATGCTGCCTATGAGCTAAGTTGGTAA
- a CDS encoding membrane protein, producing MLKIFIWGLIRLSVVIVFVYPVVHAIVIMAATALPQFTVDIRFEVVVWLSSLISVLGYIFIRTANTKEVGKFILLSMFGSIVLTMYEGDMSGTFPFRYISSSLFLAVLCLIMMVYFVFPIRQLKPFMFLVPISASSWLMYKSIYLPSYYAYYFFSSKPSISSDIYEKIISKIPQIFLDGFISGLFSLGLLCLYFFSLYGHNPKTVYKNVTIKLTKERNN from the coding sequence ATGTTAAAAATCTTTATTTGGGGGTTAATTAGGCTTAGTGTCGTTATAGTTTTCGTATATCCAGTGGTACACGCCATTGTTATAATGGCTGCTACGGCACTGCCTCAGTTTACCGTAGACATAAGATTTGAAGTTGTCGTTTGGTTATCTTCATTGATAAGTGTTTTGGGTTATATTTTTATCAGAACAGCAAACACTAAAGAAGTCGGTAAGTTCATTCTCTTAAGTATGTTCGGATCGATTGTTTTGACGATGTATGAGGGCGATATGTCCGGAACGTTTCCATTTAGGTACATTTCTTCGTCATTATTTTTAGCTGTTTTGTGTCTGATTATGATGGTGTATTTCGTGTTCCCAATAAGACAATTAAAACCATTTATGTTTCTAGTGCCCATATCTGCATCTTCATGGCTAATGTATAAATCTATCTATTTACCTTCATACTACGCATATTATTTTTTTAGTAGCAAGCCATCTATATCCTCTGACATCTATGAGAAAATAATCTCAAAAATACCTCAAATATTCTTAGATGGTTTTATTTCAGGCCTCTTCTCTCTTGGTTTGTTATGTCTCTATTTTTTCTCTCTTTATGGACATAATCCGAAGACAGTATATAAAAACGTAACAATAAAATTAACGAAAGAACGTAACAATTAG
- a CDS encoding putative exported protein, translating to MKFTIPLLLSAAVLLPSVSVAASNAITPPTLTSVSATEVPNIFSEKKLPIAIVGGYQIENAILTARTLSCGINVSDLEIEAKLRWDGTTPKILLVGMNLIMCRSGVTSPFSIDLSEFIHNIPVHVLDRLEVANNVSLGL from the coding sequence ATGAAATTTACCATTCCACTATTATTATCAGCTGCTGTATTGTTACCTAGCGTTAGTGTTGCAGCCAGCAATGCGATTACCCCCCCAACTTTAACTAGCGTGTCGGCCACGGAAGTTCCGAACATTTTCTCCGAAAAAAAATTACCAATTGCGATTGTTGGTGGTTATCAAATTGAAAATGCTATTTTGACAGCAAGAACTTTAAGCTGTGGTATTAACGTCAGTGATCTTGAAATTGAAGCTAAATTGAGATGGGATGGTACTACACCTAAAATTTTGCTTGTTGGAATGAACCTTATTATGTGTCGTTCTGGAGTTACCAGCCCATTTTCAATTGACCTATCAGAGTTTATTCACAACATACCTGTACATGTTTTAGATAGGCTTGAAGTCGCGAATAACGTAAGTCTTGGCCTGTGA